A region from the Paenibacillus humicola genome encodes:
- the mprF gene encoding bifunctional lysylphosphatidylglycerol flippase/synthetase MprF, whose protein sequence is MTEIKRELPRLKALKLLSTLYRLKIIQILIPIAIIGLIIWEGQAELRRIDWAATLHVLRHLEPSRLLLLIALSLAAVASVSGYEFVLRRHFRLSIGGWTTFRFAWIANTSNNVIGFAGIAGAALRTYLYRSRGISVPIITACIAFLSTVTISGISLLAWGDLTGLFPIHAVIRSHHWTLYAVWAIALYLPGLLLFQRTPFYAKWLNRGLPRMNISTIAASVGISAVEWAFSGVVFWMIASTLLPDLPFRTAMGIYTVAAAAGLVSLAPGGIGGFDLIALLGLQALGYAPEKTAAVLVLFRIMYYLVPWLIGLVLGVFEFTQDRRKTTETDMHTVEESLNGWQRFWEFPGQHAWISEFGAWALGKLVFLSGAVLLLSAATPGLLNRLRFAEELLSAPLMRLSHQLSVIIGLMLIVLSWGISRRVKRAYQWTLGLLCAGALFTFSKAFDFEEAIFLLFVALLLYLSRERFYRIGAPINRERVAVWAVTTLVIAYIYDFVAAGTMPKFIYHLPKHRYLHLILNPTEHTVAIVTGLGMTWLLLSLALLFRPNRLVARGASAADLDKLRGFLSETQGSLLTHMLFAGDKSFFWACGDRVLIPYSIIRNKFVVLGDPIGDLSLINDGIQECQHLADLYDLEVVFYQVSPAYLPIYHENGYRFFKLGEEALVNLSTFTLSGKANTNLRNVNNRFERDGFQFDVLQPPHDKQILERLRPISNEWLKGRREKGFSLGWFEPAYLQESPIALLLAPDGQAIAFASLAPSHDNLRTMSVDLMRHLTDTPNGTMDFLFIRLLEWSRDQGYSFFNLGMAPLASVGVARAAMREEKLANRVYEYGGHWYGFKGLRHYKEKFRPKWEPRYLAYPARITLPLLLVELILLIARRPNRGRAAKRIKDSTSD, encoded by the coding sequence ATGACAGAAATAAAAAGGGAGCTCCCGCGCCTCAAGGCGCTGAAGCTCCTGTCTACACTGTATCGCTTAAAAATTATACAAATTTTGATCCCAATCGCCATTATCGGACTGATCATTTGGGAGGGTCAAGCCGAGCTCCGCCGCATTGACTGGGCAGCCACGCTGCATGTCCTGCGACACCTCGAGCCGTCAAGGCTACTCCTGCTCATTGCTTTGTCCCTTGCCGCGGTTGCGTCGGTAAGCGGCTATGAATTTGTTCTTCGCCGCCATTTCCGGCTTTCCATTGGGGGCTGGACAACTTTCCGCTTTGCGTGGATTGCCAATACATCAAACAACGTCATCGGATTCGCCGGCATTGCCGGAGCCGCGCTGCGGACATACTTATACCGCAGCCGCGGCATTTCTGTTCCGATTATTACGGCTTGCATAGCCTTCCTATCCACCGTTACCATTTCGGGGATATCGCTGCTGGCTTGGGGAGATTTGACCGGGTTATTTCCAATCCATGCCGTGATCCGATCTCATCATTGGACGTTGTATGCCGTCTGGGCGATTGCCCTTTACCTGCCCGGCCTCTTGCTGTTTCAACGTACGCCATTTTATGCTAAATGGCTGAACCGTGGCCTGCCGCGGATGAACATATCCACCATTGCTGCATCCGTGGGTATCTCTGCGGTCGAATGGGCGTTTTCCGGCGTTGTGTTCTGGATGATCGCATCTACACTACTTCCGGATCTTCCTTTTCGTACGGCGATGGGCATTTACACTGTCGCAGCCGCAGCCGGCCTCGTAAGCCTGGCGCCCGGCGGCATCGGCGGATTTGACCTTATTGCGCTTCTAGGCCTTCAGGCACTTGGCTACGCGCCAGAGAAAACCGCCGCGGTGCTTGTGTTATTTCGCATCATGTACTACCTGGTCCCTTGGCTCATTGGACTCGTTTTGGGTGTCTTCGAATTCACGCAGGACCGGCGCAAAACGACAGAGACCGACATGCACACAGTTGAAGAGTCGCTTAACGGCTGGCAGCGGTTCTGGGAATTTCCCGGGCAGCACGCCTGGATATCTGAATTCGGCGCGTGGGCGCTCGGCAAACTGGTATTCCTAAGCGGAGCTGTCCTGCTTCTTTCGGCTGCGACTCCCGGCCTCCTCAACAGGCTGCGCTTCGCCGAGGAGCTTCTGTCAGCACCGCTGATGCGTTTATCCCACCAGTTGAGCGTCATTATTGGCTTGATGCTGATCGTTCTTTCCTGGGGAATTTCCCGTCGGGTTAAACGGGCATACCAATGGACGCTTGGTCTGTTGTGCGCCGGAGCCTTATTTACATTCTCCAAAGCGTTTGATTTTGAAGAAGCGATCTTCTTGCTCTTTGTAGCCCTGCTCCTATATTTATCGCGAGAGCGTTTTTACAGGATTGGGGCTCCAATCAACCGTGAACGCGTGGCTGTCTGGGCTGTAACCACACTTGTTATCGCTTATATTTATGATTTCGTTGCCGCCGGCACCATGCCCAAATTTATTTACCATCTCCCGAAACATCGCTACCTTCACCTGATTTTGAACCCGACTGAGCATACCGTTGCCATCGTAACGGGACTCGGGATGACGTGGCTTCTCTTATCACTCGCTCTTCTGTTTCGGCCGAATAGGCTTGTTGCGCGCGGGGCCTCGGCAGCCGACCTGGATAAGCTGCGCGGCTTTTTAAGCGAAACACAAGGCAGCCTGCTGACACATATGTTGTTTGCCGGCGACAAAAGCTTTTTCTGGGCATGCGGTGACCGCGTTCTCATTCCCTATTCCATCATCCGCAACAAGTTTGTCGTTCTTGGCGATCCGATCGGTGATCTGTCGCTCATTAATGACGGTATTCAAGAGTGCCAGCACCTTGCGGATTTATACGATTTGGAAGTCGTATTTTACCAAGTGTCTCCGGCGTATCTTCCGATTTATCACGAGAACGGCTACCGGTTTTTCAAATTGGGGGAAGAAGCGCTCGTGAACCTGTCGACCTTTACGCTGTCCGGAAAGGCCAATACGAATCTTCGCAATGTCAACAATCGCTTTGAACGCGATGGCTTTCAGTTTGATGTCCTGCAGCCTCCGCATGACAAACAAATTCTGGAGCGTCTTCGCCCGATCTCGAATGAATGGTTAAAAGGTCGGCGGGAAAAAGGATTTTCGCTTGGCTGGTTTGAGCCTGCCTATTTGCAGGAATCGCCGATTGCGTTACTGCTGGCGCCGGATGGACAGGCAATCGCTTTTGCATCGCTTGCGCCGAGTCATGACAACCTGCGGACCATGTCCGTCGACCTGATGCGTCATCTAACGGATACCCCAAACGGGACAATGGACTTCCTGTTTATTCGTTTGTTGGAATGGTCTCGTGACCAGGGATATTCCTTCTTTAATCTAGGCATGGCGCCCCTGGCCAGCGTCGGCGTAGCGCGTGCCGCCATGCGCGAGGAAAAGCTGGCAAACCGGGTATATGAATACGGAGGACATTGGTATGGTTTTAAAGGCCTTCGTCATTATAAAGAAAAATTCCGTCCAAAATGGGAGCCGCGCTACCTGGCCTATCCCGCGCGTATAACCCTTCCCCTTCTTCTTGTCGAATTAATTCTTTTGATTGCCCGACGACCCAATCGAGGACGTGCGGCCAAACGAATAAAAGATTCGACATCCGATTAG
- a CDS encoding undecaprenyl-diphosphatase translates to MLSIDYHLFQAINGVAGHFAFLDEIMRLLANDGEYVFFLGIIVYWFSRTRQNRRMVVEALFSACIALGVAAILGSLFYRNRPFVDHHVHLLIQHAANASFPSDHATAAFVVATVIWCHRRKDGWAWLALAAGISVSRVWTGVHYPSDVISGFILGTGTAIAIQTCHEKSIWLQRGSTQIIRLYEGIEGKVWPSNTKTNHEMKS, encoded by the coding sequence ATGCTAAGTATCGATTATCATTTGTTCCAGGCCATTAATGGAGTTGCTGGGCATTTTGCGTTTTTGGATGAAATCATGAGGTTATTAGCCAACGACGGCGAGTATGTCTTCTTTTTGGGTATCATCGTGTACTGGTTTTCGCGCACCCGGCAAAATCGCCGCATGGTTGTGGAGGCGCTGTTTTCGGCTTGTATTGCATTAGGAGTTGCGGCAATCTTGGGTAGTCTATTCTATCGGAACCGGCCGTTTGTCGACCATCATGTTCATCTGCTTATCCAGCATGCCGCGAATGCGTCCTTTCCGAGTGATCATGCAACCGCAGCTTTTGTAGTAGCAACTGTGATTTGGTGTCATCGTCGTAAGGACGGATGGGCTTGGTTGGCCCTGGCTGCCGGAATATCCGTTTCACGGGTTTGGACAGGCGTTCATTATCCCTCGGATGTCATTTCAGGATTTATTTTGGGCACGGGAACCGCCATCGCCATTCAGACTTGTCATGAAAAATCAATATGGTTACAAAGAGGCTCGACCCAGATTATTCGGCTGTATGAGGGGATTGAAGGAAAGGTTTGGCCAAGCAATACAAAGACAAATCATGAAATGAAATCATAA
- the istB gene encoding IS21-like element helper ATPase IstB, with amino-acid sequence MILQERLEAAIRHFGWVRIPEIIHQHAEEASKANIPYLEFLDKLLAEELLFKHDRFIQTRTRLAHLPFRKTLDQFDFAFQPSVDERRIRDLSTLRFVEHQENLIFLGPPGVGKTHLAVALGLEAIKRRYTVYFITAHDLVQTLQSAHLTNTIKQKIKMFIKPDLLIVDEIGYRKMDETAAHFFFQIVSERYERGSILLTSNKTFGAWGDIFGDSVLATAILDRLLHHSSTVNIKGESYRIREKKKAGFFRPEPSGDAEADR; translated from the coding sequence ATGATTCTGCAAGAGAGATTGGAGGCGGCGATCCGCCACTTTGGGTGGGTCCGCATACCGGAAATCATCCATCAGCACGCCGAAGAAGCGTCTAAAGCGAATATACCGTATCTGGAGTTTTTGGACAAGCTTCTGGCCGAAGAATTACTATTCAAGCATGACCGGTTCATTCAAACGCGAACGCGCCTTGCCCACCTGCCGTTTCGTAAGACGCTGGACCAGTTCGACTTTGCCTTCCAGCCGTCTGTTGACGAGCGCCGAATCCGGGATCTGTCTACACTCCGCTTTGTGGAGCACCAGGAGAATCTCATCTTCCTTGGTCCCCCGGGTGTGGGAAAGACACACTTGGCTGTGGCACTTGGGCTCGAGGCGATCAAGCGGCGGTACACCGTCTATTTCATTACGGCGCATGACCTGGTACAGACGCTGCAATCTGCTCATTTGACGAACACGATTAAGCAGAAGATCAAGATGTTCATCAAGCCCGACCTGCTCATCGTCGATGAGATTGGGTACCGCAAGATGGACGAAACAGCAGCTCACTTCTTCTTCCAGATTGTCTCGGAGCGATATGAGCGCGGCTCGATCCTGCTTACATCTAACAAAACATTCGGTGCCTGGGGCGACATCTTCGGTGATTCCGTGCTGGCTACGGCGATCCTCGATCGCCTCCTCCACCACTCCAGTACCGTCAACATTAAGGGCGAAAGCTACCGCATCAGGGAGAAGAAAAAGGCCGGCTTCTTCCGTCCTGAACCGTCAGGAGACGCAGAAGCCGACCGATGA
- the istA gene encoding IS21 family transposase produces MRERGMSITQIADELGKDRKTIRKWLQAGEPGGYPKRKPTAGKLDPYKDYIKRRMAEGCLNAMVILDEIRAKGYTGGSTMLRLFMQPLRPAVLSKATERFETQPGEQAQVDWGEFKIEQDGRLKRLYAFIMVLGYSRALYVEFTEDSRLDTLMGCHSRAFEFFGGVTRTCLYDNMKTVVTGQDESGETIWNEQFARFAGHYGFTLRRCKPYRARTKGKVENGVGYVRKNFWPRISTFTGLQDLNTQARHWMDAIANRRLHGTTFRVPWEMWKEETLSPVTEVRFAYAERHQRKVSSDCYVSFEANRYTVPFQYVGSVVEIEDEKNGTLRFYCGGELVAEHPKSMGRHQIVSNKKHFEGIRSTSSRPVGEPTPRYVPQAAPEVLERSLSVYESLMEEAVFQ; encoded by the coding sequence ATGAGGGAAAGAGGCATGAGCATCACACAAATCGCAGATGAACTGGGGAAGGATCGCAAGACGATTCGGAAGTGGCTGCAGGCAGGCGAGCCGGGGGGCTACCCAAAACGTAAGCCGACAGCGGGGAAATTGGACCCCTACAAAGATTACATAAAGCGCCGTATGGCGGAAGGCTGCCTGAATGCCATGGTCATCCTGGACGAAATTCGGGCGAAAGGCTATACCGGCGGCAGTACCATGCTTCGTCTCTTCATGCAGCCCCTGAGGCCGGCCGTCCTGTCGAAAGCGACCGAGCGGTTCGAAACGCAGCCCGGTGAGCAGGCGCAGGTGGACTGGGGCGAATTCAAAATTGAGCAAGACGGCCGGCTGAAAAGGCTGTATGCCTTCATCATGGTGCTGGGCTACTCGCGGGCGTTGTATGTGGAGTTTACGGAGGACAGTCGGCTGGACACGCTCATGGGTTGTCATTCGAGAGCGTTCGAGTTCTTCGGCGGCGTGACCCGAACCTGTCTGTACGACAATATGAAGACCGTCGTCACCGGGCAGGACGAAAGCGGCGAAACCATCTGGAATGAGCAGTTCGCCCGGTTTGCCGGGCATTACGGCTTCACGCTGCGCCGTTGCAAACCGTACCGGGCACGCACCAAAGGGAAAGTGGAAAACGGCGTCGGCTATGTACGCAAGAACTTCTGGCCGCGCATAAGCACCTTCACCGGACTGCAGGATCTCAATACACAGGCGCGTCACTGGATGGATGCCATCGCCAACCGGCGGCTGCACGGTACAACCTTCCGAGTGCCTTGGGAGATGTGGAAAGAAGAGACGCTCAGCCCGGTCACCGAGGTCCGCTTCGCCTACGCCGAGCGGCATCAGCGCAAGGTTTCGAGCGACTGCTACGTCTCATTCGAAGCGAATCGGTATACCGTACCGTTTCAGTACGTCGGCTCTGTGGTGGAAATCGAGGATGAGAAAAACGGCACGCTTCGTTTCTACTGCGGCGGAGAACTCGTCGCCGAGCATCCGAAATCCATGGGGCGGCATCAAATCGTCAGCAATAAAAAACACTTCGAGGGCATTCGCAGTACATCGAGTCGTCCGGTTGGAGAGCCCACGCCTCGTTATGTCCCACAAGCAGCACCAGAAGTGTTGGAACGCTCGCTTTCGGTCTACGAATCGCTCATGGAAGAGGCGGTGTTCCAATGA
- a CDS encoding IS3 family transposase → MTQKGERFPIIQEMRQRFPLRWLLEIAQVSRAGYYKWLKTCAQRNSRRQAEQTVRDHIMAIHRLHPYYGYIRMTTALRKEGLHINRKRVYRLMKRLGIQSVIRKKRRFFSKEVCVVNPNRLDREFQSDRPIHKLVTDITYVRAGEQFYYLSVIQDLYNNEIVAWHLSIRNDLKLVMQTLENVRIGSKIPNIIA, encoded by the coding sequence GTGACGCAAAAAGGCGAACGGTTTCCGATCATTCAAGAGATGCGTCAGCGGTTCCCTTTACGCTGGCTGCTTGAGATTGCTCAGGTCTCTCGTGCAGGCTATTACAAATGGCTTAAGACCTGTGCTCAAAGAAACTCAAGACGACAAGCAGAACAGACGGTAAGGGATCATATCATGGCCATACATCGTCTCCATCCTTACTACGGCTACATTAGAATGACTACAGCACTGCGAAAAGAAGGCTTACACATTAACCGTAAACGAGTCTATAGATTGATGAAGCGTCTCGGGATCCAGTCGGTTATACGTAAGAAAAGACGCTTCTTCAGCAAAGAAGTGTGCGTTGTAAACCCTAATCGCCTCGATAGGGAGTTTCAGTCAGATAGACCCATTCACAAACTGGTTACCGATATTACTTATGTTCGCGCAGGAGAACAGTTCTATTACCTGTCAGTGATTCAAGATCTCTACAATAACGAAATTGTCGCCTGGCACCTTTCAATACGTAATGATTTGAAGCTCGTCATGCAGACGCTTGAGAATGTGAGAATCGGTAGTAAAATCCCCAATATCATCGCTTGA
- a CDS encoding 2-phosphosulfolactate phosphatase yields MLSFSSTVVTAVDCGAILYPYPPPIDEQVKAFAKEMDAQIVWGRAEAARFGGHSLSPLSFTASDKRRKFVVCSLNGAACVRLASSVPALLIGCLLNAAAAAEAANRLMEKLHTPITVVPCGEKWTNVADPGETFRPAIEDFLGAGAILSRLNGSKSPEAEVCIGAYRSLKDLIGELVWDSASGRELRERGYGQDVKHSIRTDASSAVPILERNRFIHVDA; encoded by the coding sequence GTGCTCAGCTTTTCCTCGACCGTCGTGACCGCCGTCGACTGCGGCGCGATTCTTTATCCGTACCCGCCGCCGATTGATGAACAGGTGAAAGCTTTTGCGAAAGAGATGGACGCTCAGATCGTTTGGGGCAGGGCGGAGGCTGCCAGGTTCGGCGGACATTCCCTATCGCCGCTTTCCTTTACCGCTTCTGACAAAAGGCGGAAATTCGTCGTGTGCTCGCTCAACGGAGCGGCATGCGTTCGATTGGCCTCCAGCGTTCCCGCGCTTCTCATCGGCTGCCTGCTGAATGCAGCAGCGGCGGCCGAGGCTGCGAACCGGCTGATGGAAAAGCTGCATACGCCAATAACGGTCGTTCCGTGCGGCGAAAAATGGACGAACGTCGCAGATCCCGGGGAAACGTTCCGGCCTGCGATCGAGGATTTTCTGGGCGCCGGCGCGATTCTTTCCAGACTGAACGGCAGCAAATCGCCGGAAGCTGAGGTGTGTATCGGGGCGTACAGAAGCTTGAAAGACCTGATCGGGGAGCTCGTATGGGATTCGGCCAGCGGGCGTGAGCTTCGCGAACGCGGGTACGGGCAGGATGTCAAACACAGTATCCGGACGGATGCATCCTCCGCGGTTCCCATCCTGGAACGTAACCGGTTTATTCACGTGGACGCGTAA
- a CDS encoding GNAT family N-acetyltransferase yields the protein MLPINFETERLILRLFEQSDAKSVQQLAGHEEVARTTLSIPHPYPDGTAEAWIERTRNAAQNGDIFSFALIKKEDSLLIGCVSLRVSKADNQAEMAYWVGRPFWGLGFATEAAKRIVTFGFEDLQLNRIYAAAMTKNPASYKVMSKIGMQYKETLPKHIIKSEVYEDLVLYDLINPT from the coding sequence ATGTTGCCAATTAATTTTGAAACAGAGCGGTTAATTTTGCGATTATTTGAACAGAGTGATGCCAAATCAGTACAGCAGTTAGCTGGGCATGAAGAGGTTGCTCGAACCACCCTGTCAATTCCTCATCCTTATCCAGATGGGACCGCTGAAGCTTGGATTGAACGGACCCGTAATGCTGCACAAAATGGTGATATATTTTCTTTTGCATTGATTAAAAAAGAAGACAGTTTACTAATCGGTTGTGTTAGTTTGCGTGTATCTAAAGCAGACAATCAAGCTGAGATGGCTTATTGGGTGGGTCGTCCGTTTTGGGGATTGGGATTTGCTACAGAAGCAGCAAAGAGAATTGTTACTTTTGGATTTGAAGACCTCCAACTAAATCGTATTTACGCCGCTGCAATGACGAAAAATCCGGCATCATATAAAGTAATGAGTAAAATTGGAATGCAATACAAGGAGACACTTCCTAAACATATTATAAAGTCGGAGGTTTATGAAGACCTCGTCCTTTACGACCTGATCAATCCAACATAA
- a CDS encoding CLC_0170 family protein produces MGFVGGIVANVGYVLIMLLLSGIVTLFMEAKRYEKAEMKREHKVSRIIGWFNIALAIMLFLINWIYGKLTM; encoded by the coding sequence GTGGGATTTGTTGGAGGAATCGTAGCTAATGTTGGATATGTCTTGATTATGTTATTATTAAGCGGTATAGTTACTCTCTTTATGGAAGCAAAAAGATATGAAAAGGCAGAGATGAAAAGGGAGCATAAGGTATCCAGGATTATTGGTTGGTTCAACATTGCATTAGCGATCATGTTATTTTTAATAAACTGGATATACGGAAAATTGACCATGTAG
- a CDS encoding tetratricopeptide repeat protein, translating into MNTNQKAIEHLERNEYDAALALFKEALNESRNVQSLTNLAWIYYHEESDTETALELVKEAIILNPASHFPYNLLGEIYVALERWEDALNVLLNSIAIEPSKEAYNNLAIAIYHLGELDEASALFLKSAKPSDYTMYSHIKCLIEIGKATEAKCKLDAFSESDDDFVGEVHVAELYFELQCFSEAVSWFEKSWDIYYKTPDWVCRYIYSLIKTNLLNRAVEIANECIQLKINDIQEEHAVQCNEDWTESEKATYIKQLENDKQEYESIIYMISKGFVPPLKFSTSLSSSCYLYGCSRHNHPEYNG; encoded by the coding sequence TTGAATACTAACCAGAAAGCCATCGAACACCTCGAACGTAATGAATATGATGCAGCCTTGGCTCTTTTCAAAGAAGCTTTGAATGAATCGAGAAATGTTCAGTCTTTAACGAACCTTGCTTGGATTTATTATCACGAAGAAAGTGACACAGAAACTGCCCTGGAATTAGTTAAAGAAGCAATTATTCTAAATCCAGCTTCGCATTTTCCCTACAACCTTTTAGGTGAAATATATGTTGCGTTGGAAAGATGGGAAGATGCCTTGAATGTATTGTTGAACTCCATCGCAATTGAGCCATCCAAAGAAGCATACAATAATTTAGCCATAGCTATATATCATCTTGGGGAATTGGATGAAGCTTCAGCTTTATTTCTAAAAAGTGCCAAGCCTTCTGATTACACAATGTATAGTCACATAAAATGTTTGATTGAAATTGGTAAAGCGACCGAAGCAAAATGTAAGTTGGATGCCTTTTCGGAAAGTGATGATGATTTCGTAGGAGAAGTTCATGTTGCTGAACTGTACTTTGAGTTGCAATGTTTTTCTGAGGCAGTTAGTTGGTTTGAAAAATCATGGGACATATATTATAAGACTCCAGATTGGGTTTGTAGGTATATTTATTCATTAATTAAAACAAATTTATTGAATCGTGCGGTTGAAATAGCGAACGAATGTATCCAATTAAAAATAAACGATATTCAGGAAGAACATGCAGTTCAATGCAATGAGGATTGGACAGAGAGTGAAAAAGCCACATACATTAAGCAATTAGAAAATGACAAACAGGAATATGAAAGTATAATATATATGATTTCTAAAGGCTTTGTTCCACCGTTGAAATTTTCAACATCTTTAAGTTCAAGTTGTTATTTATATGGATGTTCAAGACATAACCACCCTGAATATAATGGTTGA
- a CDS encoding transposase, whose product MAKKGQVFIQYTEQLKSEAIRLYESGVSSREVAKQLNIRSKCQVLDWVKKSQNGVSLEDGRGQNTFRKGRPKTRFASLEEELVYLKAENEYLKKQYPNLHKE is encoded by the coding sequence ATGGCAAAAAAGGGACAAGTATTTATCCAATACACAGAGCAATTAAAAAGTGAAGCCATTCGCCTTTATGAGTCAGGGGTAAGTTCACGAGAAGTAGCAAAGCAATTGAATATACGTAGTAAATGTCAGGTATTGGATTGGGTTAAGAAATCCCAAAATGGAGTTTCGTTAGAAGATGGCCGTGGACAGAACACGTTCCGCAAAGGAAGGCCTAAAACGAGGTTCGCAAGTCTGGAAGAAGAACTGGTTTATTTGAAAGCGGAGAATGAATATCTAAAAAAGCAGTATCCAAATCTACACAAGGAGTGA